The following DNA comes from Chitinophagales bacterium.
TAAACCAAAATGATTCGAGTATAAAACAAGTTTATGTTTAACATAAGACAAATTTATAATATTTCCCTTATAGTGTTTAGTTTAAAATTTACTTTAATAGATTTGAGCATATCATATAATAAATTTATGCCCTCTAGCAAACCGTTAAGCTATAGAAGTATATATTTGCTGCAATGTATATATCCTATTTTTACTAATGTGTCATAAAAACCACAGCGCTGCTTTCTGCACTAGAAGGGGAAATGGGAGAAATTCAATCCAATATAGGAATTGGGAAGAAGCTACCACAAGTCGAGTTAAATAAAATAGAATAAAAAACTAAACAATGGAAGCCGAACACTAAAATATTTAAAATAAAAAGTTAAAGCTACAATTATTGGATTATTTTCAATCTTAAACAATCGCCACAAAACTAAACCTGGAGAGATCATCAATCCAGTAACAAGGGTCTATGCCATGAGCTAATTAAACCCCTCTAGTCATCAATAAGATAATTCCAGTTATAGTATTAAATGCACCTAGCGCTTTGTAACCAAAATAAGGAAAACTCCTATATCCCAAACTTCAAATTAGTACCACGGAAATAAGCAGTTTCACCAAGCTCCTCCTCTATCCTTAATAGTTGATTATACTTAGCCATTCTATCTGAGCGGGACGCAGAACCCGTCTTTATTTGACCGCAATTCAATGCTACAGCTAGGTCGGCAATAGTAGCATCTTCTGTCTCTCCGCTTCGGTGACTCATTACAGAATTGAATCGAGCATTCTGAGCCATGCGTACCGCAGCTATAGTTTCACTTAAAGTTCCTATTTGGTTTACTTTTACTAATATAGCGTTGGCAGTATTGGTGTCTATTCCTTGCTTGAGTCGCTTGACATTCGTTACGAATAAATCATCACCTACGAGCTGAATTTTTTTTCCTACCTTATCAGTCAGTGCTTTCCATCCTTTCCAGTCGTCTTCAGCCATGCCATCTTCAATACTCACTATTGGATACTTAGCACACCAGTCTGCCCAGTATGCCGCCATTTCATCGCTAGATAATTTTCGATTGTCAGATTTGTGAAACACATAAGCTTGCTCTTTTTCTTTCCACATCTCACTGCTAGCCGCATCCATCGCTATAAAAATATCTTCACCAGGTTTATATCCTGCCTTTTCTATCGATTTTAGGACGATTTCAATTGCTTCTTCATTCGATTTGATATTCGGAGCAAATCCTCCTTCATCACCTACATTAGTGCTATAGCCAGCATCTTTCAACACTTTCTTCAAAGCGTGAAAAACTTCAACTCCCATACGCAAAGAATGACTGAAGGTCTCAGCCTTAGTAGGCATAACCATAAATTCTTGAAAGTCGATAGAATTATCTGCATGAGCTCCACCATTCAAGATATTCAACATAGGAACTGGTAGTGTTCGAGCATTGACTCCACCTATATAACGATATAGTGGAAGATTAGAACTCGCTGCTGCTACTTTCGCTACTGCCATAGAAACGGCAAGCATGGCATTCGCTCCTAGTTTGGATTTATTATCAGTTCCATCGAGTTCGAGCATTATTTTATCTATCAATTCCTGCTCACGCACATCATAGCCTACCAATTCGTTGAAAATGGTTTCATTGACATTCTGAACGGCCTTGAGTACACCTTTGCCAAGATAAATACCTTTATCATCATCTCTGAGTTCTACGGCTTCATGAATGCCAGTACTAGCGCCACTCGGCACTGCTGCTCTCCCCTTGTGTCCACCTTCGGTTTCTACATCTACCTCTACGGTAGGATTTCCTCTTGAATCTAGAATTTGTCTTGCATGAATATTGACTATACTATACATGTTTGAAATTTATAAATTAAAAATTATAATTACAATGACATATCCTCTTCGTCATCGCTATATTCTTTCACATCGTCATTGGAGAAATTGAGTTTATTCTCTGACATGGTCTTAATATTGTCTGTACGAAAATCGTAGTCTTTGTTGGGTCTAGAACCATTGGCTGGTTTACTTTCATTGATAGAAAACATCACACCTTCATCCTGAAAATCAGCTCTGTTATATCCTTCACGTTTGGTAAATTTCTCACCTAAATGAATTTTAATGAAATTGATTCTATCGAGACGAAATGTGCGCCAATCTTCACGCAACTTACACCACCCAGCAAGGTTCTTTTTCCCATTGCGAATTACAATATCCATAGGCTCTATATCGCGCTCTGTGATACCTTTTTCATTGGAATAGTAATGTATAGTTATTAAATTTCTACTTCTAGCAGCATTGATAATAGTGCTAACAAGATTTTGTGAATAACTCTCCTTTACTATAACGTATTTTGACTGTGAATCGTTTTTTCTGTTATTACTCATATTGTTCGTTGTTTTAATTGTTTTTTTCGCTGTAAAGACAAGGCAGGCCTTGTCTCAAATTGTGCGCCGTCGCACAATAGACAACGCATGCGTTGTCTCTACTGCATCATTTGTTCTAATTGTTTTAATTTTTCTTGTCCATCTGCTAATTTTTTTCTCTCCATTTCCAAAACCTTTTCAGGCGCCTTGGCTACAAATCCTTGATTGCTCAATTTTGCTTCAATAGATTTAATAAATCCTTTTGTATATTCAATATCCTCCTTTACTTTTTGTAATGCATCCGCATTATCTATTTTTTTATCTGAAACTACGACTAGTTTTTTACCTCCTACGATAGCTGTATTTGTCGATTGTATATCTGTATTGGTATCAATCTGCTCGGCCCAAACTAGTTTTTTAATCTTTGGGATAAACACTTCTACTTGCTGTAACAATTCACTAGTTATACCTAGACCAATAGTTTCTCTATTTTTCAGTTTTAAATTCGCTCTGATTTCTCTTGTCTTGACAATGAGCTCCGCAAACAGCTTTTGTTTATTGATTATTTGCTCATCGAAACTAGACTTGGCTGGTAGTTGATGTTCAGAACATAAATCTCCCGATTTTCGTTCTCTAATATATCCCCACATTTCTTCTGTAATAAAGGGCATTATTGGGTTTAAGAGTGAAACCACTGTTTCAAAATACCCAATTGTTTTCTCGTATGTATAGACATCAATAGGCTTCTCAAAATCGGGTTTAATCATTTCGAGATACCAAGAACACATATCATCCCAGACAAAAGAATAAAGTTCTTTTAGCGCTTCAGATATACGAAGATTGTCCACATTGTCAAGAAAACTATTGATATTCTTTTGAAGTAATGCATCAAACCATTCTATTACAGCACTATTATCTTCATTTTTTCCTTCAGCAATGTCCCAGCTTTTAATGAGTCGGAATGCATTCCAAATTTTATTTGTGAAATTTCTACCTATTTCAAGTGATTTTTCATCAAACAAGATATCATTTCCTGCAGGGCTGATACTCATCATGCCATAGCGTATGCCATCCATTCCATATTTATCAATAAGTTCATAAACATCGGGAGAATTTCCCAATGATTTTGACATTTTACGTCCTAACTTATCCCTAACTATACCAGTATAAAAGACTTTTTCAAATGGCTTTCTATCTGTATATTCATAATTAGCAATAATCATACGCGTGACCCAGAGAAACATTATTTCTGGCGCCGTCACTAGTATTTGAGAAGGAACATAATAGTCTAACTCCTCTGATTTATTAAGCTCTATTTTACCTGTCTCTTTATTATAATTTTCAAAACCATGAAAAACCTCCAAGGGCCATAACCATGAGGATGCCCAGGTATCGAGAACATCTTCATCTTGTTTTAAATCTTCCATTTTAAGGGAAGGATTTTTCTTTAAAGCTTCTTGATACGCTTCCTCAATGGTTTCACCTACATAGAAATTACCTTCTACATCATACCATGCAGGTATTCTATGCCCCCACCATAGCTGACGTGATATACACCAGTCACGTATATTCGTCATCCAATGATGAAAGGTATTTTTGTGATAAGCAGGGAAAAATTGAACTTCGTCGTTCATAACCACTTCGTAGGCTTTTTTCGATATATTTTTCATATCGACATACCATTGCATGGAGAGCTTTGGCTCGACAACGGAATTCGTTCGCTCGCTTCTTCCTACTTTATTGACAATGTCTTCCACTTTTTCGAGACAGCCTTCTTCTTCTAATTTTGATTTAATAGCCTTGCGAACTACAAATCGATCCTTACCGATAAACTCAGGATAGCCACAGAGTTCATTGAGCGTACCATCATCGTTGAGAATATCGATGACCTCTAAATTATGTCTCAATCCTATCTCATAGTCATTAATATCGTGTGCAGGAGTCACTTTAAGGCATCCTGTACCAAACTCTTTATCGACATAGCTATCTGCGATGATTTTTATTGGTTTATTGATAAGTGGAATTGAGACCTCCTTACCCAGCAAAGATTTATAACGTTCGTCATCTGGGTTTACGGCCACCGCCATATCGGCAAATATAGTCTCAGGTCTAGTGGTAGCAACTGTCAAGTGACCACTATCATCGACATATTTATATTTTAGATGAAATAAATGACCTTTCTCACCTTCGTCTTTATATAAAACTTCTTCATTAGACAAAGCTGTTTTAGCTTCACAATCCCAGTTGATGATGCGCTTGCCTTTATAGATATATCCTTTCTTATATAAATCTACAAATACTCGAATAACTGCCTTGTAATAATGGTCATCTAAAGTAAAGGTGACTCTATCCCAGTCACAACCTGCACCGATTGTTTTGAGTTGGTCAATAATGATACCGCCATATTTCTCTTTCCATTCCCAGCAATACTCCAGAAATTGCTCACGAGTTAAGTCGCTTTTCTTGATACCTTTTTCACGCAAATAACCTACGACCTTTGCTTCTGTAGCAATAGCGGCATGGTCTATACCTGGCACCCAGTTGACATTATAGCCTTGTTTGCGAGCTTTGCGAATAAAAAAATCCTGTAATGAATTGTTCAATACATGACCGAAATGTAAGACTCCAGTTACATTGGGCGGTGGTATTAAAACGGTATAAGAAGGTCGGGTTTTGTCTATTTCCGACTTGAATGTTTTATGGTCTAACCAATATTGACTCCACTTTTTCTCTACCTCTTTTGCATTAAAATTCTTTTCCATTTCTAGTTCTTATCTCCTCATTGGATAGCACAAATATATAAAAACTTTACATTTACTTAATGATAGATTGAAAATTTTAGCATTTTTAGAGAGTTTTGCGATTTAGGTTGATTTCTTCGCTAATTAGAAACAAACCTAATATTTTTGTTCGTGTAATAAGCGTTTTGAAGAAAATAATTCATTCTTTTATCAATTTATATCCTGAAGAGACTGAACAAGAAACCTACGAGGAAATTGTAGAGGGGGTTAGGCTCAGAGGCTATAATTTCTGGATTCTAGGTTTTGCTATGATAATAGCCTGCATAGGACTCAATACCGATAGCGTGAGTGCTGTAATCGGTGCTATGCTCATATCGCCTCTTATGGGGCCTATTTTAGGTTTTGCCTTTGGACTAGCAATACAAGATCATCGCATTAAGCGAATAGCAATATTGAACTGGTTATATATGACCATAATATGTCTTGCTGCAAGTACTTGCTTTTTCATAGTTACACCCTTTGATTTCAATACCTTACAATTAAGTGCTTTCAAACAAGCTACAATATTTGATATTTTGCTCGCATTTTTCGGTGGCTTGGCAGGATTTATAGGAGTAGTCAAGCGCGATGGAACAAAGGTCATATCTGGAGTAGCCGTAGCCACAGCATGCATGCCTCCATTATGCACTGCTGGGTATGGCATAGCACATTTAGACTGGGCTTGGTTTCTAGGAGGGCTTTATTTTTACCTTATCAATTGCCTCTTTATTGGTTGGGCTACATTTTTACTAGCACGATTTACACGTTTACATCTTCGTATGAATCGTTTGAATTCTGAGCTTAGCCATGGTCAAAATAGGATTTGGATAATTTTGATAGTTTTAATGACTATACCAGGCATATATCTTGGATACAAAAAATGGCAAGACGAATCTCAAAAAGTAAAATTCAAAAGTGATAAGGAGCGAATAATGGAATTGGAAGCGAAAGTGGCTCGATTAGATTCAGTTGTTTACTCTAGACCTAATCAAAAACCCTAAACTTCTATTAA
Coding sequences within:
- a CDS encoding DUF389 domain-containing protein, with protein sequence MKKIIHSFINLYPEETEQETYEEIVEGVRLRGYNFWILGFAMIIACIGLNTDSVSAVIGAMLISPLMGPILGFAFGLAIQDHRIKRIAILNWLYMTIICLAASTCFFIVTPFDFNTLQLSAFKQATIFDILLAFFGGLAGFIGVVKRDGTKVISGVAVATACMPPLCTAGYGIAHLDWAWFLGGLYFYLINCLFIGWATFLLARFTRLHLRMNRLNSELSHGQNRIWIILIVLMTIPGIYLGYKKWQDESQKVKFKSDKERIMELEAKVARLDSVVYSRPNQKP
- the eno gene encoding phosphopyruvate hydratase, which encodes MYSIVNIHARQILDSRGNPTVEVDVETEGGHKGRAAVPSGASTGIHEAVELRDDDKGIYLGKGVLKAVQNVNETIFNELVGYDVREQELIDKIMLELDGTDNKSKLGANAMLAVSMAVAKVAAASSNLPLYRYIGGVNARTLPVPMLNILNGGAHADNSIDFQEFMVMPTKAETFSHSLRMGVEVFHALKKVLKDAGYSTNVGDEGGFAPNIKSNEEAIEIVLKSIEKAGYKPGEDIFIAMDAASSEMWKEKEQAYVFHKSDNRKLSSDEMAAYWADWCAKYPIVSIEDGMAEDDWKGWKALTDKVGKKIQLVGDDLFVTNVKRLKQGIDTNTANAILVKVNQIGTLSETIAAVRMAQNARFNSVMSHRSGETEDATIADLAVALNCGQIKTGSASRSDRMAKYNQLLRIEEELGETAYFRGTNLKFGI
- a CDS encoding valine--tRNA ligase codes for the protein MEKNFNAKEVEKKWSQYWLDHKTFKSEIDKTRPSYTVLIPPPNVTGVLHFGHVLNNSLQDFFIRKARKQGYNVNWVPGIDHAAIATEAKVVGYLREKGIKKSDLTREQFLEYCWEWKEKYGGIIIDQLKTIGAGCDWDRVTFTLDDHYYKAVIRVFVDLYKKGYIYKGKRIINWDCEAKTALSNEEVLYKDEGEKGHLFHLKYKYVDDSGHLTVATTRPETIFADMAVAVNPDDERYKSLLGKEVSIPLINKPIKIIADSYVDKEFGTGCLKVTPAHDINDYEIGLRHNLEVIDILNDDGTLNELCGYPEFIGKDRFVVRKAIKSKLEEEGCLEKVEDIVNKVGRSERTNSVVEPKLSMQWYVDMKNISKKAYEVVMNDEVQFFPAYHKNTFHHWMTNIRDWCISRQLWWGHRIPAWYDVEGNFYVGETIEEAYQEALKKNPSLKMEDLKQDEDVLDTWASSWLWPLEVFHGFENYNKETGKIELNKSEELDYYVPSQILVTAPEIMFLWVTRMIIANYEYTDRKPFEKVFYTGIVRDKLGRKMSKSLGNSPDVYELIDKYGMDGIRYGMMSISPAGNDILFDEKSLEIGRNFTNKIWNAFRLIKSWDIAEGKNEDNSAVIEWFDALLQKNINSFLDNVDNLRISEALKELYSFVWDDMCSWYLEMIKPDFEKPIDVYTYEKTIGYFETVVSLLNPIMPFITEEMWGYIRERKSGDLCSEHQLPAKSSFDEQIINKQKLFAELIVKTREIRANLKLKNRETIGLGITSELLQQVEVFIPKIKKLVWAEQIDTNTDIQSTNTAIVGGKKLVVVSDKKIDNADALQKVKEDIEYTKGFIKSIEAKLSNQGFVAKAPEKVLEMERKKLADGQEKLKQLEQMMQ
- a CDS encoding WYL domain-containing protein; the protein is MSNNRKNDSQSKYVIVKESYSQNLVSTIINAARSRNLITIHYYSNEKGITERDIEPMDIVIRNGKKNLAGWCKLREDWRTFRLDRINFIKIHLGEKFTKREGYNRADFQDEGVMFSINESKPANGSRPNKDYDFRTDNIKTMSENKLNFSNDDVKEYSDDEEDMSL